GCCTAGCGCAGGAGGCCCGTCCGGCAGGACACAGCCTCTCAAGAATCCTCACCCGCCTCAACCGGTCCCAGCCCCAACCCACGCCCCGCCTTCTTCTTCTTCGCCGGATAGACCTTCGCCTCAACCGGCCCCGCCATCGTCTCCTTCACCAGCGCCTCAATCCCACGCCAGTACTTCAGATCCGCCGGACGAGCACTCGGCACCGCCTGCCGCATCCGGCAGTACCACAGCGACCACTCCAGCTCCTTCGAGCTCTTGTTCTTGATCGCAGCTTCAATCCGCGTCACTTCAGAGAATGGCGGCATACACCACTATCTTAGTGGACCCGCAAACAAGCCGCCCTAACGCAGCTCCCGCAATCTCCGGCAAGCCTCCACCAGATCCTTATCCTTCTTCGCAAAACAAAACCGCAGCAGATCCTCACCCCTCCCCAGCCGAAAGAAAGCCGACCCTGCCACCGAAGCCACTCCCGTCTTCGCCAGCAGCGCCCGCGCCTTCTCCGCCGCCGTAACCCCCGGCAACCCAGCCGCAGAAGCCAGCACGTAGTACGCCCCATCCGGCGCCTGCGGCATCATGTGAGCCTCCCGCAGCGCATCCACAATCATCGTGCGCTTCACCTCATGCTCCAGCGCTAGCCCGCTGTAAAAATCCTCCCCCAGCTGCTCCATTCCATCCGCCACCCCCTGTTGCATCGGAGCAGGCGCGCACACATACGTCAGATCATGAAAGTATCCAATCGACCCCAGCCATCTCGCGTCTGCGATCAGATACCCCACCCTCCATCCCGTTACGGAAAACGTCTTCGAAAACCCCGACATCAGAATCGTCCGCTCCCGCATCCCCGGAATCGACGCGGGGCTCAGATGCGTCGCCCCTCCATAAATAAAGTGTTCATAGATCTCATCCGTAAACACGAACAGATCGAACTCCTCCGCAATCCTTGCCAGCCCCTCCAACTCAAAACGCGTAAACACCTTCCCCGCAGGATTCGACGGCGTATTGATCACCATGCCGCGAGTCTTCGGCGTAATCGCCGCTCTGACCGCGCCCAGATCCAACCCCCAGTCGGGCGCAGTCAGCGCCACTGCCACCGCAGCCACCCGCAGCGAACTCAGCGTATTCACGTG
The nucleotide sequence above comes from Tunturibacter empetritectus. Encoded proteins:
- a CDS encoding pyridoxal phosphate-dependent aminotransferase, which encodes MGQVEVSSRLGLSELAPRLVQSEIRAMSVACDAMGGVNLAQGVCDTEVPEVVAEGAIRAIRDGLNIYTRLDGIPRLRKAIAGKVERTLGITVDPEREVLVTSGVTGAFQAAAMALLNPGDEVLVFEPFYGYHVNTLSSLRVAAVAVALTAPDWGLDLGAVRAAITPKTRGMVINTPSNPAGKVFTRFELEGLARIAEEFDLFVFTDEIYEHFIYGGATHLSPASIPGMRERTILMSGFSKTFSVTGWRVGYLIADARWLGSIGYFHDLTYVCAPAPMQQGVADGMEQLGEDFYSGLALEHEVKRTMIVDALREAHMMPQAPDGAYYVLASAAGLPGVTAAEKARALLAKTGVASVAGSAFFRLGRGEDLLRFCFAKKDKDLVEACRRLRELR